From the Diospyros lotus cultivar Yz01 chromosome 13, ASM1463336v1, whole genome shotgun sequence genome, one window contains:
- the LOC127789031 gene encoding uncharacterized protein LOC127789031 isoform X2, producing the protein MELGGEMEGKELLIIEHPSHDHPLVLRESLLGGDGYGGGGIQVRCDGCGKRISSSSSSSSGAGGGGGGGSFYACPNSDCWYLLHKHCAELPPKIEHPCHPEHALILRLHLLRDYYECYVCGSTIDELHYRCSDCGFCVDVRCALMAVHIHDRVDENNRIHQHPMISLEKEAEFLCDACGREHKGKSYLCPTCGFWANQICASGPTTVDIRSHPHPLALFRCFRDDVDYCPICHDRVERASWVYRCSEGCSYLVHVGCPLSEEAENSNSDIQTKLHSESTSHKIEILTALVPQLS; encoded by the exons ATGGAATTAGGAGGAGAAATGGAGGGGAAAGAGCTGCTAATAATTGAGCACCCGAGCCATGATCACCCACTGGTTCTCAGAGAATCACTCCTAGGCGGCGACGGCTATGGTGGTGGAGGTATCCAAGTTCGCTGCGATGGGTGCGGGAAACGaatctcctcttcttcttcatcatcatcaggagcagggggaggaggaggaggaggctcTTTCTATGCTTGCCCCAACTCCGATTGCTGGTATCTGCTGCACAAACACTGTGCAGAATTGCCCCCTAAAATCGAGCATCCCTGTCACCCGGAGCACGCCCTCATTCTCCGTCTCCATCTCTTGCGTGATTATTATGAATGTTATGTCTGCGGTTCCACCATCGACGAATTACATTACCGTTGTTCCGACTGCGGCTTCTGTGTTGACGTTCGCTGCGCTTTAATGGCGGTCCATATCCATGATAGGGTGGACGAGAACAACAGGATTCACCAACACCCGATGATTTCCCTCGAGAAGGAGGCTGAGTTCTTGTGCGATGCCTGTGGTAGAGAACATAAAGGCAAATCCTATCTTTGCCCCACCTGTGGCTTCTGGGCCAATCAGATTTGTGCTTCTGGGCCAACCACCGTTGACATCCGCAGCCACCCTCACCCCCTCGCTCTCTTTCGTTGTTTTCGCGATGATGTTGACTATTGTCCAATCTGCCATGATAGAGTGGAGAGAGCGTCTTGGGTTTATCGTTGCTCGGAGGGATGCAGTTATCTCGTCCATGTAGGTTGCCCGCTGTCGGAGGAGGCTGAAAATTCCAACAG TGATATCCAAACAAAGCTTCATTCAGAATCAACAAGCCATAAAATTGAGATACTCAC AGCCTTGGTTCCACAGTTGTCGTAA
- the LOC127789031 gene encoding uncharacterized protein LOC127789031 isoform X3, which produces MELGGEMEGKELLIIEHPSHDHPLVLRESLLGGDGYGGGGIQVRCDGCGKRISSSSSSSSGAGGGGGGGSFYACPNSDCWYLLHKHCAELPPKIEHPCHPEHALILRLHLLRDYYECYVCGSTIDELHYRCSDCGFCVDVRCALMAVHIHDRVDENNRIHQHPMISLEKEAEFLCDACGREHKGKSYLCPTCGFWANQICASGPTTVDIRSHPHPLALFRCFRDDVDYCPICHDRVERASWVYRCSEGCSYLVHVGCPLSEEAENSNSDIQTKLHSESTSHKIEILTVVFSP; this is translated from the exons ATGGAATTAGGAGGAGAAATGGAGGGGAAAGAGCTGCTAATAATTGAGCACCCGAGCCATGATCACCCACTGGTTCTCAGAGAATCACTCCTAGGCGGCGACGGCTATGGTGGTGGAGGTATCCAAGTTCGCTGCGATGGGTGCGGGAAACGaatctcctcttcttcttcatcatcatcaggagcagggggaggaggaggaggaggctcTTTCTATGCTTGCCCCAACTCCGATTGCTGGTATCTGCTGCACAAACACTGTGCAGAATTGCCCCCTAAAATCGAGCATCCCTGTCACCCGGAGCACGCCCTCATTCTCCGTCTCCATCTCTTGCGTGATTATTATGAATGTTATGTCTGCGGTTCCACCATCGACGAATTACATTACCGTTGTTCCGACTGCGGCTTCTGTGTTGACGTTCGCTGCGCTTTAATGGCGGTCCATATCCATGATAGGGTGGACGAGAACAACAGGATTCACCAACACCCGATGATTTCCCTCGAGAAGGAGGCTGAGTTCTTGTGCGATGCCTGTGGTAGAGAACATAAAGGCAAATCCTATCTTTGCCCCACCTGTGGCTTCTGGGCCAATCAGATTTGTGCTTCTGGGCCAACCACCGTTGACATCCGCAGCCACCCTCACCCCCTCGCTCTCTTTCGTTGTTTTCGCGATGATGTTGACTATTGTCCAATCTGCCATGATAGAGTGGAGAGAGCGTCTTGGGTTTATCGTTGCTCGGAGGGATGCAGTTATCTCGTCCATGTAGGTTGCCCGCTGTCGGAGGAGGCTGAAAATTCCAACAG TGATATCCAAACAAAGCTTCATTCAGAATCAACAAGCCATAAAATTGAGATACTCAC CGTTGTATTTTCTCCTTAG
- the LOC127789031 gene encoding uncharacterized protein LOC127789031 isoform X1 — translation MELGGEMEGKELLIIEHPSHDHPLVLRESLLGGDGYGGGGIQVRCDGCGKRISSSSSSSSGAGGGGGGGSFYACPNSDCWYLLHKHCAELPPKIEHPCHPEHALILRLHLLRDYYECYVCGSTIDELHYRCSDCGFCVDVRCALMAVHIHDRVDENNRIHQHPMISLEKEAEFLCDACGREHKGKSYLCPTCGFWANQICASGPTTVDIRSHPHPLALFRCFRDDVDYCPICHDRVERASWVYRCSEGCSYLVHVGCPLSEEAENSNSDIQTKLHSESTSHKIEILTDPKEEIIPITWPVHQESIEIITQLIKNLSLQGRHKRATKILGCKKDHPLTFVNKKIDKSKDDQLCGGCAQNISSQFYHCTQCNFSLHKWCAMLPTKLQHISHPEHPLYLMTEPWFHSCRNCQLPYIGFGFGCSTCEFYLDLKCASLPRVIKHEAHDHNLVLKRNKCDGCFSGCNACGGNRSIFSTYFQCEACYFRVCMICILLPFSARHRYDKHQFVLIYSPSKVSLMSITVKSVRRTLTPCTGSIIALNAINLYTQNASILLNNF, via the exons ATGGAATTAGGAGGAGAAATGGAGGGGAAAGAGCTGCTAATAATTGAGCACCCGAGCCATGATCACCCACTGGTTCTCAGAGAATCACTCCTAGGCGGCGACGGCTATGGTGGTGGAGGTATCCAAGTTCGCTGCGATGGGTGCGGGAAACGaatctcctcttcttcttcatcatcatcaggagcagggggaggaggaggaggaggctcTTTCTATGCTTGCCCCAACTCCGATTGCTGGTATCTGCTGCACAAACACTGTGCAGAATTGCCCCCTAAAATCGAGCATCCCTGTCACCCGGAGCACGCCCTCATTCTCCGTCTCCATCTCTTGCGTGATTATTATGAATGTTATGTCTGCGGTTCCACCATCGACGAATTACATTACCGTTGTTCCGACTGCGGCTTCTGTGTTGACGTTCGCTGCGCTTTAATGGCGGTCCATATCCATGATAGGGTGGACGAGAACAACAGGATTCACCAACACCCGATGATTTCCCTCGAGAAGGAGGCTGAGTTCTTGTGCGATGCCTGTGGTAGAGAACATAAAGGCAAATCCTATCTTTGCCCCACCTGTGGCTTCTGGGCCAATCAGATTTGTGCTTCTGGGCCAACCACCGTTGACATCCGCAGCCACCCTCACCCCCTCGCTCTCTTTCGTTGTTTTCGCGATGATGTTGACTATTGTCCAATCTGCCATGATAGAGTGGAGAGAGCGTCTTGGGTTTATCGTTGCTCGGAGGGATGCAGTTATCTCGTCCATGTAGGTTGCCCGCTGTCGGAGGAGGCTGAAAATTCCAACAG TGATATCCAAACAAAGCTTCATTCAGAATCAACAAGCCATAAAATTGAGATACTCAC GGATCCTAAAGAAGAGATTATTCCCATCACTTGGCCTGTGCATCAGGAATCTATTGAAATAATAACCCAATTGATCAAGAACCTTAGCTTACAAGGAAGGCATAAAAGAGCCACCAAGATCCTTGGTTGCAAAAAAGACCACCCTTTGACTTTTgtcaacaaaaaaattgataaatcaaAGGATGACCAACTATGTGGTGGCTGTGCACAAAATATCTCATCCCAATTCTACCATTGCACTCAATGCAACTTTTCTCTTCACAAATGGTGTGCTATGTTACCCACTAAACTCCAACACATATCTCACCCAGAACACCCACTTTACTTGATGACAGAGCCTTGGTTCCACAGTTGTCGTAATTGTCAATTGCCTTACATCGGGTTCGGCTTTGGTTGCAGCACTTGTGAATTCTACCTTGATCTCAAATGTGCTTCACTTCCGCGAGTAATCAAACATGAAGCTCATGACCACAATCTTGTCCTGAAGAGGAACAAATGCGACGGTTGCTTTAGTGGTTGCAATGCATGTGGAGGAAATCGCTCCATATTCTCTACTTATTTTCAGTGTGAAGCTTGTTATTTCAGGGTGTGCATGATATGcattcttcttccattttcagcCAGACATAGATATGATAAACACCAATTTGTTCTTATCTATTCCCCATCAAAGGTCAGCCTGATGAGTATTACTGTGAAATCTGTGAGGCGGACATTAACTCCATGTACTGGTTCTATCATTGCATTGAATGCGATCAATCTCTACACGCAGAATGCATCTATTCTATTGAACAATTTTTGA
- the LOC127788230 gene encoding uncharacterized protein LOC127788230 → MALRYQEPISSSSSSSSPLSPSPSPSSGVEEEREEKQNPRTERMMELTQGEMEGKDLRIIEHPSHDHPLLLRESLRGGSCYGGGSVPVYCDGCREPISSSSSSSSSSSSPSSSSSSSGVGGGGEAFYACPNSDCWFLLHNRCAELPSKIEHPSHPEHALTLHHFRLQYYHRCEVCRSEINGFIYRCSNCDFDVDLRCASMALHIQDWVDENNKIHQHLLIPIEMEVQFLCTACGREHKGKSYLCPTCGFWANQICASAPTTVDLHSHPHPLTLFRPASRRHEKCKICNEEVKRACWAYFCSDGCKYSVHVGCLPLEEAENCSNKDVQKIFHSDSTSHKIDILMYPKEDIILPWPLSNEPVEVMTQLIKKLTSPGRHKRATKTLHCRYDHPLIFVNKKIDESKDDQLCDGCAQTISSQFYHCARCNFSLHNWCAELPNELPHICHPEHPLRLCTQRREPICSLASTLISNVHTNGLVHTRTVMDHTFCDSCYMQTNGFVYGCFTCDFYLDLKCASLPRLINHRVHDHDLAFRRVMNEDPCNACGSSYIRYFNFLCEGCNFGLCINCALLPSSVRHRYDKHPFVLTYSPIKGQPDEYYCEICEEDINSLYWFYHCIKCDQSLHPECIYSIERQVILKFGARFEVKFHSHLLSFVHRPKAGVLAPCHDCGHHFKELDYMAYECDEQCDFWMHRSCFSSFQQTKLTTSMTPAN, encoded by the exons ATGGCGCTCCGTTATCAGGAAccaatctcttcttcttcatcatcatcatcaccactATCGCCATCACCATCGCCATCATCAGGagtagaagaagaaagggaagagaaaCAAAACCCACGGACGGAGAGAATGATGGAATTAACACAAGGAGAAATGGAGGGGAAAGATCTGCGAATAATCGAGCACCCGAGCCATGATCACCCACTGCTTCTCAGAGAATCACTCCGAGGCGGCAGCTGCTATGGTGGTGGAAGTGTCCCAGTTTACTGCGACGGATGCAGGGAACcaatctcctcctcctcctcgtcgtcgtcgtcgtcgtcgtcgccgtcgtcatcatcatcatcatcaggaGTAGGGGGAGGAGGAGAAGCATTCTATGCTTGCCCCAACTCCGATTGCTGGTTTTTGCTGCACAACCGGTGTGCAGAATTGCCCTCTAAAATTGAGCATCCTTCTCACCCGGAGCACGCCCTCACTCTGCATCACTTTCGCTTGCAATATTATCATCGATGCGAAGTCTGTCGCTCCGAAATCAACGGATTCATATACCGTTGTTCCAACTGCGACTTCGATGTCGACCTACGCTGTGCTTCAATGGCGCTCCATATCCAGGATTGGGTCGATGAGAACAACAAGATTCACCAACACTTGTTGATTCCCATTGAGATGGAAGTCCAGTTTCTGTGTACTGCTTGCGGTAGAGAACATAAAGGCAAATCCTATCTCTGCCCCACCTGTGGTTTCTGGGCCAATCAGATTTGTGCTTCTGCGCCAACCACCGTTGACCTCCACAGCCACCCTCACCCCCTCACTCTCTTTCGTCCAGCTTCTCGCCGCCATGAGAAGTGTAAAATCTGCAATGAGGAAGTGAAGAGAGCGTGTTGGGCCTATTTTTGCTCGGACGGATGCAAGTATTCAGTCCATGTAGGTTGCTTgccgttggaggaggctgagaATTGTTCCAACAA GGAtgtccaaaaaatatttcattcgGATTCAACAAGCCATAAAATTGACATACTCAT GTATCCTAAAGAAGATATTATCCTCCCTTGGCCACTGTCGAATGAACCTGTTGAAGTAATGACCCAATTGATCAAGAAACTCACCTCACCAGGAAGGCATAAAAGAGCCACCAAGACCCTCCATTGCAGATATGACCACCCGTTGATTTTTGTTAACAAGAAAATTGATGAATCTAAGGATGATCAACTATGTGATGGTTGTGCACAGACTATCTCATCCCAATTTTACCATTGCGCTCGATGCAACTTTTCTCTTCACAACTGGTGTGCTGAGTTACCTAACGAATTGCCACACATATGTCACCCAGAACACCCACTTCGCCTGTGTACACAACGAAGAGAACCCATTTGCTCACTTGCTTCTACCTTGATATCAAATGTGCACACTAACGGGCTTGTGCACACACGAACGGTTATGGACCACACCTTTTGTGATAGTTGTTATATGCAAACTAACGGGTTTGTCTATGGTTGCTTCACTTGTGACTTCTACCTTGATCTCAAGTGTGCTTCACTTCCACGATTAATCAATCATCGAGTTCATGATCACGATCTTGCCTTCAGAAGGGTAATGAACGAAGATCCATGCAATGCATGTGGATCAAGTTACATTagatactttaattttttatgtgaaGGTTGCAATTTCGGGTTGTGCATCAACTGTGCTCTTCTTCCATCTTCAGTCAGGCATAGATATGACAAGCACCCATTTGTTCTTACCTATTCTCCTATCAAAGGACAACCTGATGAGTATTACTGTGAAATCTGCGAGGAGGACATTAATTCATTGTATTGGTTCTATCACTGCATCAAATGCGATCAATCCCTGCATCCGGAATGCATATATTCGATTGAACGACAAGTGATTCTGAAGTTTGGGGCGCGATTCGAAGTGAAATTTCACTCCCACCTTCTTAGTTTCGTCCACCGCCCCAAGGCGGGGGTCTTAGCCCCTTGCCATGATTGTGGCCATCATTTCAAAGAATTAGACTACATGGCCTATGAATGTGATGAGCAATGTGATTTTTGGATGCACCGTTCAtgtttttcttcctttcaaCAAACAAAGCTCACCACTTCAATGACTCCAGCAAACTAA
- the LOC127789028 gene encoding uncharacterized protein LOC127789028 isoform X2 has translation MDLQGEIEGKDLLIIQHPVHDHPLVLRESLQSHGGCYGGGSVQVYCDGCRKPISSSFSSSSSSGVGGGGGTFYACTNSDCWFLLHKRCAELPPKIEHPSHLDHALTLSHFILDNHSCDVCDSSIDGFLYRCSDCDFDVHVRCASIALHIQDRVDENYKIHQHPLIPIEVEAQVPCAACGREHKGKSYLCSTCGFWANQICASAPTTVDLHIHPHPFTLFRSFRYSHQKICIICNEEVKTASWIYRCSEGCGDSVHVGCSLSEKAKNSNSNKDIQPNLHSESTSYKTEIPSWPVPDESTKLMTQLIKKLSLQGTHERATKILRCKNDHQLIFVNKKIDESKDDQLCDGCAQTISSQFYHCVQCNFSLHGWCAELPNQLNHRFHQQHPLRLRTQQQEPICSHASTLISNVHTDKLGHTRTVVDTLCSSCYMLTDGFVYGCFTCDFYLDLKCASLPRSIKHRVHDHNLALRRETNKGPCNACGVNYFRYFTFFRCEACNFGLCIKCALLPSSIRHRYDKHPFALTCSPIKDQPNEYHCEICEKDINSMYWFYHCIKCDQSLHPECIYPIERYMIMKFGARFEVNFHSHLLSFVRGPKAGVLAPCHGCGRHFEALDYMAYECEQCDFWMHRLCFYSFQKIKLTTSMTPPN, from the exons ATGGATTTACAAGGAGAAATTGAGGGGAAAGATCTACTAATAATTCAGCACCCGGTCCATGATCACCCACTGGTTCTCAGAGAATCACTCCAAAGCCACGGCGGCTGCTATGGTGGTGGAAGTGTCCAAGTTTACTGCGATGGATGCAGGAAAccaatctcttcttctttttcatcatcatcatcatcaggaGTAGGGGGAGGAGGAGGCACTTTCTATGCTTGCACCAACTCCGATTGCTGGTTTTTGCTGCACAAACGCTGTGCAGAATTGCCCCCCAAAATCGAGCATCCCTCTCACCTGGACCACGCCCTCACTCTTTCTCACTTTATCTTAGATAATCATAGTTGCGATGTCTGCGATTCCAGCATCGACGGATTCCTATATCGTTGTTCCGACTGCGACTTCGATGTCCACGTACGCTGCGCTTCAATAGCGCTCCATATCCAAGATAGGGTCGATGAGAACTACAAGATTCACCAACACCCGTTGATTCCCATTGAGGTGGAAGCCCAGGTCCCCTGTGCTGCTTGCGGTAGAGAACATAAAGGCAAATCCTATCTTTGCTCCACATGTGGCTTCTGGGCCAATCAGATTTGTGCTTCCGCGCCAACCACCGTTGACCTCCACATCCACCCTCACCCCTTCACTCTCTTCCGTTCTTTTCGCTATAGTCATCAGAAGATATGTATAATCTGCAATGAGGAAGTGAAGACAGCATCTTGGATTTATCGTTGCTCGGAGGGATGCGGGGATTCTGTTCATGTAGGTTGCTCGCTGTCGGAGAAGGCTAAGAATTCCAATTCCAACAA GGATATCCAACCAAACCTTCATTCGGAATCAACAAGCTATAAAACTGAGATACCCTC TTGGCCAGTGCCAGATGAATCTACCAAATTAATGACCCAGTTGATCAAGAAGCTCAGCTTACAAGGCACGCATGAAAGAGCCACCAAAATCCTTCGATGCAAAAATGACCATCAGTTGATTTTtgtcaataaaaaaattgacgAATCGAAGGATGACCAACTATGTGACGGCTGTGCACAGACCATCTCATCTCAATTCTACCATTGTGTTCAATGCAACTTTTCTCTTCACGGGTGGTGTGCTGAGTTACCTAACCAATTGAACCACAGATTTCACCAACAACACCCACTTCGCCTGCGTACACAACAACAAGAACCCATTTGCTCACATGCTTCTACCTTGATCTCAAATGTGCACACTGACAAGCTTGGGCACACACGAACGGTTGTGGACACCCTTTGTAGTAGTTGTTATATGCTCACTGACGGATTTGTCTACGGCTGCTTCACTTGTGACTTCTACCTTGATCTCAAATGTGCTTCACTTCCACGATCAATCAAACATCGAGTTCATGATCACAATCTTGCCTTGAGAAGGGAAACGAACAAAGGTCCCTGCAATGCATGTGGAGTAAATTACTTTAGATACTTTACTTTTTTTCGATGTGAAGCTTGCAATTTCGGGTTGTGCATCAAATGCGCTCTTCTTCCATCTTCAATCAGGCATAGATATGACAAGCACCCATTTGCTCTTACCTGTTCTCCCATCAAAGACCAGCCCAATGAGTATCATTGCGAAATCTGCGAGAAGGACATTAACTCAATGTATTGGTTCTATCACTGCATCAAATGCGATCAATCCTTACATCCGGAATGCATATATCCGATTGAACGATATATGATTATGAAGTTTGGGGCGCGATTCGAAGTAAATTTTCACTCCCACCTTCTTAGTTTTGTTCGCGGCCCCAAGGCGGGGGTCTTAGCCCCTTGCCATGGTTGTGGCCGTCATTTCGAAGCATTAGACTACATGGCCTATGAATGTGAGCAATGTGATTTTTGGATGCACCGTTTATGTTTTTATTCCTTTCAAAAAATAAAGCTCACCACTTCAATGACTCCACCAAACTAA
- the LOC127789028 gene encoding uncharacterized protein LOC127789028 isoform X1, giving the protein MDLQGEIEGKDLLIIQHPVHDHPLVLRESLQSHGGCYGGGSVQVYCDGCRKPISSSFSSSSSSGVGGGGGTFYACTNSDCWFLLHKRCAELPPKIEHPSHLDHALTLSHFILDNHSCDVCDSSIDGFLYRCSDCDFDVHVRCASIALHIQDRVDENYKIHQHPLIPIEVEAQVPCAACGREHKGKSYLCSTCGFWANQICASAPTTVDLHIHPHPFTLFRSFRYSHQKICIICNEEVKTASWIYRCSEGCGDSVHVGCSLSEKAKNSNSNKDIQPNLHSESTSYKTEIPSSWPVPDESTKLMTQLIKKLSLQGTHERATKILRCKNDHQLIFVNKKIDESKDDQLCDGCAQTISSQFYHCVQCNFSLHGWCAELPNQLNHRFHQQHPLRLRTQQQEPICSHASTLISNVHTDKLGHTRTVVDTLCSSCYMLTDGFVYGCFTCDFYLDLKCASLPRSIKHRVHDHNLALRRETNKGPCNACGVNYFRYFTFFRCEACNFGLCIKCALLPSSIRHRYDKHPFALTCSPIKDQPNEYHCEICEKDINSMYWFYHCIKCDQSLHPECIYPIERYMIMKFGARFEVNFHSHLLSFVRGPKAGVLAPCHGCGRHFEALDYMAYECEQCDFWMHRLCFYSFQKIKLTTSMTPPN; this is encoded by the exons ATGGATTTACAAGGAGAAATTGAGGGGAAAGATCTACTAATAATTCAGCACCCGGTCCATGATCACCCACTGGTTCTCAGAGAATCACTCCAAAGCCACGGCGGCTGCTATGGTGGTGGAAGTGTCCAAGTTTACTGCGATGGATGCAGGAAAccaatctcttcttctttttcatcatcatcatcatcaggaGTAGGGGGAGGAGGAGGCACTTTCTATGCTTGCACCAACTCCGATTGCTGGTTTTTGCTGCACAAACGCTGTGCAGAATTGCCCCCCAAAATCGAGCATCCCTCTCACCTGGACCACGCCCTCACTCTTTCTCACTTTATCTTAGATAATCATAGTTGCGATGTCTGCGATTCCAGCATCGACGGATTCCTATATCGTTGTTCCGACTGCGACTTCGATGTCCACGTACGCTGCGCTTCAATAGCGCTCCATATCCAAGATAGGGTCGATGAGAACTACAAGATTCACCAACACCCGTTGATTCCCATTGAGGTGGAAGCCCAGGTCCCCTGTGCTGCTTGCGGTAGAGAACATAAAGGCAAATCCTATCTTTGCTCCACATGTGGCTTCTGGGCCAATCAGATTTGTGCTTCCGCGCCAACCACCGTTGACCTCCACATCCACCCTCACCCCTTCACTCTCTTCCGTTCTTTTCGCTATAGTCATCAGAAGATATGTATAATCTGCAATGAGGAAGTGAAGACAGCATCTTGGATTTATCGTTGCTCGGAGGGATGCGGGGATTCTGTTCATGTAGGTTGCTCGCTGTCGGAGAAGGCTAAGAATTCCAATTCCAACAA GGATATCCAACCAAACCTTCATTCGGAATCAACAAGCTATAAAACTGAGATACCCTC CAGTTGGCCAGTGCCAGATGAATCTACCAAATTAATGACCCAGTTGATCAAGAAGCTCAGCTTACAAGGCACGCATGAAAGAGCCACCAAAATCCTTCGATGCAAAAATGACCATCAGTTGATTTTtgtcaataaaaaaattgacgAATCGAAGGATGACCAACTATGTGACGGCTGTGCACAGACCATCTCATCTCAATTCTACCATTGTGTTCAATGCAACTTTTCTCTTCACGGGTGGTGTGCTGAGTTACCTAACCAATTGAACCACAGATTTCACCAACAACACCCACTTCGCCTGCGTACACAACAACAAGAACCCATTTGCTCACATGCTTCTACCTTGATCTCAAATGTGCACACTGACAAGCTTGGGCACACACGAACGGTTGTGGACACCCTTTGTAGTAGTTGTTATATGCTCACTGACGGATTTGTCTACGGCTGCTTCACTTGTGACTTCTACCTTGATCTCAAATGTGCTTCACTTCCACGATCAATCAAACATCGAGTTCATGATCACAATCTTGCCTTGAGAAGGGAAACGAACAAAGGTCCCTGCAATGCATGTGGAGTAAATTACTTTAGATACTTTACTTTTTTTCGATGTGAAGCTTGCAATTTCGGGTTGTGCATCAAATGCGCTCTTCTTCCATCTTCAATCAGGCATAGATATGACAAGCACCCATTTGCTCTTACCTGTTCTCCCATCAAAGACCAGCCCAATGAGTATCATTGCGAAATCTGCGAGAAGGACATTAACTCAATGTATTGGTTCTATCACTGCATCAAATGCGATCAATCCTTACATCCGGAATGCATATATCCGATTGAACGATATATGATTATGAAGTTTGGGGCGCGATTCGAAGTAAATTTTCACTCCCACCTTCTTAGTTTTGTTCGCGGCCCCAAGGCGGGGGTCTTAGCCCCTTGCCATGGTTGTGGCCGTCATTTCGAAGCATTAGACTACATGGCCTATGAATGTGAGCAATGTGATTTTTGGATGCACCGTTTATGTTTTTATTCCTTTCAAAAAATAAAGCTCACCACTTCAATGACTCCACCAAACTAA
- the LOC127789028 gene encoding uncharacterized protein LOC127789028 isoform X3, protein MDLQGEIEGKDLLIIQHPVHDHPLVLRESLQSHGGCYGGGSVQVYCDGCRKPISSSFSSSSSSGVGGGGGTFYACTNSDCWFLLHKRCAELPPKIEHPSHLDHALTLSHFILDNHSCDVCDSSIDGFLYRCSDCDFDVHVRCASIALHIQDRVDENYKIHQHPLIPIEVEAQVPCAACGREHKGKSYLCSTCGFWANQICASAPTTVDLHIHPHPFTLFRSFRYSHQKICIICNEEVKTASWIYRCSEGCGDSVHVGCSLSEKAKNSNSNKDIQPNLHSESTSYKTEIPS, encoded by the exons ATGGATTTACAAGGAGAAATTGAGGGGAAAGATCTACTAATAATTCAGCACCCGGTCCATGATCACCCACTGGTTCTCAGAGAATCACTCCAAAGCCACGGCGGCTGCTATGGTGGTGGAAGTGTCCAAGTTTACTGCGATGGATGCAGGAAAccaatctcttcttctttttcatcatcatcatcatcaggaGTAGGGGGAGGAGGAGGCACTTTCTATGCTTGCACCAACTCCGATTGCTGGTTTTTGCTGCACAAACGCTGTGCAGAATTGCCCCCCAAAATCGAGCATCCCTCTCACCTGGACCACGCCCTCACTCTTTCTCACTTTATCTTAGATAATCATAGTTGCGATGTCTGCGATTCCAGCATCGACGGATTCCTATATCGTTGTTCCGACTGCGACTTCGATGTCCACGTACGCTGCGCTTCAATAGCGCTCCATATCCAAGATAGGGTCGATGAGAACTACAAGATTCACCAACACCCGTTGATTCCCATTGAGGTGGAAGCCCAGGTCCCCTGTGCTGCTTGCGGTAGAGAACATAAAGGCAAATCCTATCTTTGCTCCACATGTGGCTTCTGGGCCAATCAGATTTGTGCTTCCGCGCCAACCACCGTTGACCTCCACATCCACCCTCACCCCTTCACTCTCTTCCGTTCTTTTCGCTATAGTCATCAGAAGATATGTATAATCTGCAATGAGGAAGTGAAGACAGCATCTTGGATTTATCGTTGCTCGGAGGGATGCGGGGATTCTGTTCATGTAGGTTGCTCGCTGTCGGAGAAGGCTAAGAATTCCAATTCCAACAA GGATATCCAACCAAACCTTCATTCGGAATCAACAAGCTATAAAACTGAGATACCCTCGTGA